The Temnothorax longispinosus isolate EJ_2023e unplaced genomic scaffold, Tlon_JGU_v1 HiC_scaffold_39, whole genome shotgun sequence sequence TAAGGACGTTAAGGAGTTAGAGAATCGCCCTGctggcgtgaaattggccgctttcgcccctctctacaggcatggaaagtcgaactttctgtggaggtgttgtgaaaaagtaagttaaaccgcgattcaagttaatctacattggtagaaatgtaCATTAGTCTGGATTCATCCTAACCTTTCAATATTGGAATAGATTCGAAAAGAactataagtatattttactGATTACCTGGATCTACTACAAATTCGGGCAAATCTCGGTTCACCATTTCTTGCATGGTACGTTTCCTAATATGGCAGATACGCACAATGTCCACCCATCCAATCAATAGTGTCTTGTCATCAGACCACTGCAAATTGCATCGGTAGTGTTCTGGTGATGCCCtgcataaaattatgtataatagccacatgaaatatatgaaatatgataGAAAAATTTCAGTTCTGAGTGAATTAAGTTTAAGTTTAGTAATGTATAACAATTCTTGTAAAATAGGCAAATAATCAGTAGTTTCCACAAAGTTTCAGTCTGTTAGTTCGACATCAAAACTTGATTTAATCTTACAATATGTACACAAAGTTGTACATAACTTTTTGTCAGCACTTACTCTGCAGTACGGGACCACTTTATGAGTCCTAGTGAACATCTAGCATCGAGATCATAGACTCTCACACCAGTGTCAGATGCCCATGCAACAAAGTGACCAGACCACGCAACAGATCTGACTCCACCTTCTGCTTCACACAGCACTGTTGGCTTCATCCTGGCCAGAAAAGTCTTTTCGTAAAGTACTAGCTTGTCATCACCTATAGATGTGTTGTaaacgtatattatttaaaagctaAAATCAacactgtaaaaattaattctgttGTGAGCTCTAGTAAAAAGgttatatagttttaaaatttaagatatatgTTAAACCTGTAATAAATCTTCTACCACTGCCACTCTTATAATTCGGATCAATCGCTATACTCTTAACTAGCCTGCCCATGCTCATATTGTGATTGTTTTCTGTACTGTACAATCCATAAATGAAAACTTTTCCATCATCGCTGCAAGAGGCAATAAAGTCCCCATTGTAGTCTATGGATATCTGATTGACTGCCACTGTATGTGCCTGTAAtgttttagattttatattgtttccTTGGTGGTCTAGAAGATGGATCATTCCCCAATGTGATCCTAGACAGAGGAactggagaaaaaaaaagcaaaattaataaagagattttacagtcctatttttatttatctgtgAAGTCAAAACAACTTAAttgtctttaaaataaaaaatccatTATTCGTAAAATTCTTACCTTTGGATGTACAGCAATGCAGCTAGCTGCATCGTTTTGCAGGATATGTTCCAGATCATTGCGTATTCTCACATATTTTAATCTAGGTTCTATCTCATCTATTTCTGAAGAGTCCGAATCTTCCTGGTTATTCTGTTCATCCTACAATCATATATTCTGTTggaaattatcaaatattccACACATGTGTGcttcgattattatttagatgATATATAAGTAGTGTGACACTTTGCCTCATAAATTCTAAGAAATTgttgaaaagtaaaaaataatttgcacaaATAAATTCAtcatttaaagtaattttagaaaaaaatatcatataatattaaaatattaaaatataagtaataaaagtataatagtaATCAATATTATGAGATTATGAATATCATATTTCAATTAAGAAAGGGAATCAATATAAATCATGATGATACTCCACTTTGCTAGATGTAGATTCCATTCCTTCTTCTCGATCTTTGTATGTACACACAATATGATGAGTCAAATAGTATTGTCAAAATCGTTTTAAAGTTAGGTAAGGATAAACTAAGATGAGGTTAAGTTGaactatattaaataaattaggtTAAGTGAACCTATATTAGGTTAAGTAAATTccattatacttatatacttcaagaaaaaaataaagaaacaacatatatatacaataattaaacttCTCACTTATTTCgcaagcataaaaaaatttatctatcagaaaacaaatttttatattatatcattgggtgcgttcagccgatactccgctagcctagcaatcgtgagcagtcgctcgtttcctctcctttgacccaatggattaagccccggacacacaaatcgacggaagacgtaagacgtaaatcgtaaggaaatccactaaaggccttcacacataaaatcgcgtaagaacgtaaaacgtaagcgtaagaaaatcgaccaatcccaatcaaatATTGTGCTGTTCGTAACCACAGTAGGGGGAAATACTCGATTGGGATTGAtagattttcttacgcttacgttttacgtccttacggcattttatgtgtgaaggccttatgCTAggtcacacataaaatcgcgtaagaacgtaaaacgtaagcgtaagaaaatcgaccaatcccaatcaaatATTGTGCTGTTCGTAACCACAGTAGGgggaaatacttgattgggattgatcgattttcttacgcctacgttttacgtccttacgacattttatgtgtgaaggcctgaaacgagcgactgc is a genomic window containing:
- the LOC139824470 gene encoding vacuolar protein sorting-associated protein 41 homolog, yielding MESTSSKDEQNNQEDSDSSEIDEIEPRLKYVRIRNDLEHILQNDAASCIAVHPKFLCLGSHWGMIHLLDHQGNNIKSKTLQAHTVAVNQISIDYNGDFIASCSDDGKVFIYGLYSTENNHNMSMGRLVKSIAIDPNYKSGSGRRFITGDDKLVLYEKTFLARMKPTVLCEAEGGVRSVAWSGHFVAWASDTGVRVYDLDARCSLGLIKWSRTAEASPEHYRCNLQWSDDKTLLIGWVDIVRICHIRKRTMQEMVNRDLPEFVVDPESSTFHACREGRKRPISRQQGDSLTP